The Streptomyces sp. NBC_00440 genome contains a region encoding:
- the glmS gene encoding glutamine--fructose-6-phosphate transaminase (isomerizing), whose protein sequence is MCGIVGYIGRRDVAPLLLEGLQRLEYRGYDSSGIVISSPKSAALKMVKAKGRVRELEARVPKRFAGTTGIAHTRWATHGAPSDLNAHPHLDAGNKVAVVHNGIIDNASDLRTRLNADGVEFLSETDTEVLTHLIARSPAATLEEKVREALRLIEGTYGVAVMHADFPDRIVVARNGSPVVLGIGEKEMFVASDVAALVSHTRQVVTLDDGEMATLKADDFRTYTTEGSTTSSTPTTVEWEAESYDMGGHDTYMHKEISEQAEAVDRVLRGRIDDRFSTVHLGGLNLDARDARGVRRVKILGCGTSYHAGQMGAQLIEELARIPADAEPASEFRYRNPVVDPDTLYVAVSQSGETYDVLAAVQELKRKGARVLGVVNVVGSAIARETDGGVYVHAGPEVCVVSTKCFTNTVVSFALLALHLGRIRDLSVSDGKRIIAGLRKLPGQIAEILDREAEIEKLAVEYADARSMMFIGRVRGYPVAREASLKLKEVSYIHAEAYPASELKHGPLALIEPAMPTVAIVPDDDLLEKNRAALEEIKARDGRILAVAHQEQPKADHTIVVPKNEDELDPILMGIPLQLLAYHTALSLGRDIDKPRNLAKSVTVE, encoded by the coding sequence ATGTGCGGAATCGTCGGGTACATCGGCAGGCGTGACGTGGCCCCGCTGCTGCTGGAAGGGCTGCAGCGGCTGGAGTACCGGGGGTACGACTCCTCGGGCATCGTCATCTCCTCGCCCAAGTCCGCCGCGCTGAAGATGGTCAAGGCGAAGGGCCGCGTCCGCGAGCTGGAGGCCCGGGTACCCAAGCGGTTCGCGGGCACCACCGGTATCGCCCACACCCGCTGGGCCACCCACGGCGCCCCCAGCGACCTGAACGCCCACCCGCACCTGGACGCGGGGAACAAGGTCGCCGTCGTCCACAACGGCATCATCGACAACGCGTCCGACCTGCGCACCCGGCTCAACGCCGACGGTGTGGAGTTCCTCTCCGAGACCGACACCGAGGTCCTCACCCACCTCATCGCCCGCTCGCCGGCCGCGACGCTGGAGGAGAAGGTCCGCGAGGCCCTGCGGCTGATCGAGGGCACGTACGGTGTCGCCGTCATGCACGCGGACTTCCCGGACCGCATCGTCGTCGCCCGCAACGGTTCGCCCGTCGTCCTGGGCATCGGCGAGAAGGAGATGTTCGTCGCGTCCGACGTGGCGGCCCTCGTCTCGCACACCCGCCAGGTCGTCACGCTGGACGACGGCGAGATGGCCACCCTCAAGGCCGACGACTTCCGTACGTACACGACCGAGGGCTCCACCACCTCGTCGACGCCGACCACCGTGGAGTGGGAGGCCGAGTCGTACGACATGGGCGGCCACGACACGTATATGCACAAGGAGATCTCCGAGCAGGCCGAGGCGGTGGACCGGGTGCTGCGCGGCCGGATCGACGACCGCTTCTCCACCGTGCACCTGGGCGGCCTGAACCTGGACGCCCGGGACGCGCGGGGCGTGCGCCGGGTGAAGATCCTGGGCTGCGGCACCTCGTACCACGCGGGCCAGATGGGTGCCCAGCTGATCGAGGAGCTGGCCCGCATCCCCGCGGACGCCGAGCCCGCGTCGGAGTTCCGCTACCGCAATCCGGTGGTGGACCCCGACACCCTGTATGTCGCCGTGTCGCAGTCCGGTGAGACGTACGACGTGCTGGCAGCCGTGCAGGAACTCAAGCGCAAGGGCGCGCGGGTGCTGGGCGTGGTGAACGTCGTCGGCTCGGCCATCGCGCGCGAGACCGACGGCGGGGTCTATGTGCACGCGGGCCCGGAGGTCTGCGTCGTCTCGACCAAGTGCTTCACCAACACGGTGGTCTCGTTCGCGCTGCTCGCGCTCCATCTGGGCCGGATCCGCGACCTGTCGGTCTCCGACGGCAAGCGGATCATCGCGGGGCTGCGGAAGCTGCCCGGCCAGATCGCCGAGATCCTGGACCGGGAGGCCGAGATCGAGAAGCTGGCCGTCGAGTACGCGGACGCCAGGTCGATGATGTTCATCGGGCGGGTGCGCGGCTATCCGGTGGCACGGGAGGCCTCCCTGAAGCTCAAGGAGGTCTCGTACATCCACGCCGAGGCGTATCCGGCGTCGGAACTGAAGCACGGGCCGCTCGCGCTGATCGAGCCCGCGATGCCGACGGTCGCGATCGTGCCCGACGACGATCTGCTGGAGAAGAACCGGGCGGCGCTGGAGGAGATCAAGGCGCGCGACGGGCGCATCCTCGCGGTCGCGCACCAGGAGCA